From Nicotiana tabacum cultivar K326 chromosome 20, ASM71507v2, whole genome shotgun sequence, one genomic window encodes:
- the LOC142174335 gene encoding uncharacterized protein LOC142174335, protein MKDLMSRKFDFQDLTTVTLNQTCSAVVTRPVVEKLSDTGSFTIPCTIGNFAFANALCDLGASINLIPLAIYKSLGIGRARPISMLLQLADRTVKRPSGILDDVLI, encoded by the coding sequence atgaaggatttgatgtcccgaaaattcgATTTCCAAGACTTAACCACAGTGACTCTAAATCAGACCTGCAGTGCTGTGGTGACTAGACCAGTTGTTGAAAAGTTATCTGATACAGGAAGTTTCACAATTCCCTGCACCATTGGTAACTTTGCCTTCGCcaatgcactttgtgatttgggggctagcataaatcttATACCCCTGGCGATCTATAAGAGTTTggggattggaagagctagacccataTCTATGTTGTTGCAGCTAGCTGACAGAACTGTGAAAAGACCTTCTGGTATCTTGGATGACGTATTGATATAG